One genomic segment of Micrococcales bacterium includes these proteins:
- a CDS encoding ammonia-forming cytochrome c nitrite reductase subunit c552, producing MTDPAPAAKKKSRWWLFVVVAVLAAVVTFVITAMVTNIFDRKQEGQVATYNRLVDITEQTYDPAVWGENFPTQYSLYKQTSEFLGTTFAPELVPADKDRVSKGEFVLPDGTVFIEADVPLPDSRDQTTMSKIEGDERLITMWKGYAFAIDYRHLRGHEYMLIDQQETRRTLERPQAGACLNCHTSLPQVMDELGNGDQAAGWAEMNKMPYREVVANNVAKGPIGCIDCHDPETMKLRLTRPAAINGIAAWKASQGIENFDANKDATNEEMRSFVCAQCHVEYYMKGDEKTLTFPWADGIDINDMWTYYEETKADESFPKDWEHALTGASMLKAQHPEFETWSMGVHGDNGVSCADCHMSYIREGGQKVSNHNVKTPMNDVNATCGTCHPGSTAILEERVLTIQNRFVDSRDRAMDSLMALIAALEAEVEKGELDDATLDLARNYQRFAGFYADFAYSENSYGFHAPDYMQRLLSQSLDASRMGQLVLLGVPADQLEPTAISQDNVTAAEKRGGTL from the coding sequence ATGACCGACCCGGCCCCAGCCGCCAAGAAGAAATCCAGGTGGTGGCTGTTTGTTGTCGTGGCGGTGTTGGCTGCCGTTGTGACCTTTGTGATCACGGCGATGGTGACCAACATCTTCGACCGCAAGCAGGAAGGCCAAGTAGCCACCTACAACCGGCTTGTCGACATCACTGAACAGACCTATGACCCGGCTGTTTGGGGAGAGAACTTCCCAACTCAGTACTCGTTGTACAAGCAGACGTCTGAGTTCCTCGGCACCACCTTCGCTCCAGAACTGGTCCCGGCGGACAAAGATCGCGTCTCAAAGGGCGAGTTTGTGCTGCCAGATGGCACTGTGTTTATTGAAGCCGATGTCCCGCTGCCGGATTCCCGCGATCAGACCACCATGTCCAAGATTGAGGGCGATGAGCGGTTGATAACGATGTGGAAGGGTTACGCCTTCGCCATTGACTATCGCCACCTGCGCGGCCACGAATACATGCTGATTGATCAGCAAGAAACACGGCGCACCTTGGAGCGGCCACAGGCCGGCGCTTGCCTAAACTGTCACACCTCGTTGCCACAAGTCATGGATGAACTTGGCAACGGTGACCAGGCTGCCGGTTGGGCCGAGATGAACAAGATGCCATACCGCGAGGTCGTGGCGAATAACGTGGCCAAGGGGCCAATTGGCTGCATCGACTGCCATGACCCGGAGACCATGAAGCTGCGCTTGACCCGCCCGGCCGCGATCAATGGCATCGCAGCTTGGAAGGCATCGCAAGGCATCGAGAACTTTGATGCCAACAAGGACGCCACCAACGAAGAAATGCGTTCGTTTGTTTGCGCCCAGTGCCACGTCGAGTACTACATGAAGGGTGACGAGAAGACACTGACCTTCCCGTGGGCCGACGGTATTGACATCAACGACATGTGGACCTATTACGAGGAGACAAAGGCTGACGAGTCCTTCCCGAAGGATTGGGAGCATGCCCTGACCGGGGCTTCGATGCTCAAGGCTCAGCACCCCGAGTTTGAGACCTGGTCAATGGGTGTTCATGGCGACAACGGCGTTAGCTGCGCTGATTGCCATATGTCATACATCCGCGAGGGTGGGCAGAAGGTGTCGAACCACAATGTCAAGACACCAATGAATGACGTCAACGCCACTTGCGGTACTTGCCACCCCGGTTCGACCGCGATCCTTGAAGAGCGCGTTCTAACCATTCAAAACCGCTTCGTTGATTCGCGTGACCGGGCCATGGATTCACTGATGGCCCTGATCGCGGCGCTCGAGGCTGAGGTCGAAAAGGGCGAGCTGGATGACGCCACGCTTGACCTGGCTCGCAACTACCAGCGCTTCGCTGGCTTCTATGCCGACTTCGCCTATTCGGAGAACTCCTACGGCTTCCATGCGCCGGATTACATGCAGCGCCTGCTGAGCCAGTCGCTGGACGCCTCACGTATGGGCCAACTGGTTCTGCTGGGTGTGCCAGCTGACCAGCTGGAGCCAACCGCGATTTCGCAGGACAACGTCACAGCCGCTGAGAAACGAGGGGGTACCCTCTAG
- the nrfH gene encoding cytochrome c nitrite reductase small subunit yields the protein MAASKQKSSTGKLVRILAAVFVGTAIGMFTFAVSYAEVPSYFGSDPATCTNCHVMQPQYNAWRAGGHAKVATCNDCHLPHGSVVEKYMVKAEDGVLHGSKFTFGNYPVNINIRDSSLATTNETCLYCHSEMTEQLFITMGTDQTERTCTRCHSGIGHRD from the coding sequence TTGGCGGCTTCAAAGCAGAAGTCCAGCACTGGCAAGCTGGTCAGGATCCTGGCCGCGGTCTTTGTCGGCACGGCCATTGGCATGTTCACCTTTGCGGTGTCCTATGCCGAGGTGCCGAGCTACTTTGGCTCCGACCCCGCGACCTGCACCAATTGCCATGTGATGCAACCGCAATACAACGCTTGGCGGGCCGGTGGGCACGCCAAGGTCGCTACCTGCAACGACTGCCACCTGCCTCACGGCTCGGTGGTGGAGAAGTACATGGTTAAGGCCGAGGACGGCGTGCTGCACGGCAGCAAGTTCACCTTTGGTAATTACCCCGTAAACATCAACATCCGCGATTCCTCACTGGCCACCACCAATGAGACGTGTCTTTATTGCCACTCGGAGATGACCGAGCAGTTGTTCATCACCATGGGCACCGACCAAACCGAGAGGACCTGTACTCGCTGCCACAGCGGTATTGGTCACCGCGACTAG